One window from the genome of Fibrobacterota bacterium encodes:
- the rsmH gene encoding 16S rRNA (cytosine(1402)-N(4))-methyltransferase RsmH, protein MGADARGRDGKGGEPGHGYHLPVMADEIVEHLVIDKSGTYLDATLGGGGHSARILAELGPQGRVIGLDRDMEAVERNRKNFAGEPRMRVEHSEFAGLARYCAPETLTGALFDLGVSSRQLDSRERGFSFAPGTALDMRMGSQGATAADLLKAWDEWELAGVLRRNADIDEAKRLSRHIRAEIEAIAAERASGGADARTSDATAGLDSDLLRRAVDKLPGVRGDNRNSLLARVFQAIRMEVNDEMGQVASGMRAAVASLKKGGRLCVLSYHSVEDRKVKETLAEFERDCICDPGLPVCVCGRTHRKLRKVLRKPGLPTKAEMAANPRARSAKLRVVEKL, encoded by the coding sequence ATGGGCGCCGACGCGCGCGGGCGCGACGGCAAGGGCGGGGAGCCGGGCCATGGCTACCACCTACCCGTAATGGCGGATGAGATCGTGGAGCATCTGGTGATCGACAAAAGCGGGACCTACCTGGACGCGACGCTCGGAGGCGGCGGGCATTCCGCGCGCATCCTGGCCGAGCTGGGCCCGCAGGGACGCGTAATCGGTTTGGATAGGGATATGGAAGCGGTGGAGCGTAATCGGAAGAACTTCGCCGGCGAACCCCGCATGCGCGTGGAGCACTCCGAGTTCGCGGGACTGGCCCGATACTGCGCGCCGGAAACCCTCACCGGAGCGCTTTTCGACCTAGGCGTGAGCTCGCGCCAACTGGATTCGCGGGAGCGCGGCTTCTCTTTCGCGCCCGGCACGGCCCTCGATATGAGAATGGGAAGCCAGGGAGCTACCGCGGCAGATTTGCTTAAGGCTTGGGACGAATGGGAACTGGCCGGCGTGCTGCGCCGCAATGCGGACATCGATGAAGCCAAGCGCTTGTCGCGGCATATCCGCGCGGAGATCGAAGCCATCGCGGCCGAGCGGGCCTCGGGCGGAGCGGACGCCCGTACCTCCGACGCGACGGCCGGCCTGGATAGCGATCTGCTTCGCCGGGCGGTGGACAAGCTGCCGGGCGTGCGCGGCGACAACCGAAACTCCCTGCTGGCGCGGGTATTCCAAGCCATCCGCATGGAAGTGAACGATGAGATGGGCCAGGTGGCATCGGGCATGCGGGCGGCGGTGGCTTCCTTGAAAAAGGGCGGACGGCTGTGCGTGCTCAGCTACCACTCGGTGGAGGATCGCAAGGTCAAGGAGACATTGGCGGAGTTCGAGCGGGATTGCATTTGCGATCCCGGCCTACCGGTATGCGTTTGCGGCCGCACCCATCGCAAGCTGAGGAAGGTTTTGCGCAAGCCCGGCTTGCCGACCAAGGCGGAGATGGCGGCCAATCCCCGGGCCCGCAGCGCCAAGCTGAGAGTGGTGGAGAAGCTATGA
- a CDS encoding transpeptidase family protein codes for MANKRVVTLGFFLAVVWLGMLARVAWVQVVRSGYYHELAATQSIRRDVVAPKRGEILDRDLRKLVVNADVEMDAGARARKLSRVCPQGSLAGQVLGTVGKDGYGQLGLEYFLDRDLRGTDGWKYLRHDVKNHYYPGFEERQKEAMDGLNVVLTLDSRLQEITEHALERGVQKAGAKQGVALVVDPYTGDILAMANYPFYDPNTRESDGKDAWKNQAVEKVYEPGSTFKVITTAALLEEKLISPEDTLDGENGQYKIAGQIIRDTHPRGRISFTDALAYSSNICYAKVATRLKPETFYKYVRSFGFGMKSGVGLPAEESGVLKPVSEWSGRTQSTIAFGHEISATPLQMAMAAAAVANGGMLMKPRIVKAWSDNEGRVVQEAPPRSVRRVMSESTTVLVKNMMRAVVQYGTAADIKTDRIDLAGKTGTAEKIDAGTGKYVHGLFNSSFLGMVPVDRPEYVCLVILDEPSQLKYGGQSAAPIFREIVDRLLASPEYPLARMAHEVPSARPLETASMATEPVAVAASAGESVSRTPAGSMPDLSEHTLRDALFLIKDLGLEVEYNGAGRVIRQEPPAGAAIKSGQKCVLTLGWMG; via the coding sequence ATGGCGAACAAACGGGTTGTGACCTTAGGGTTCTTCCTGGCCGTGGTTTGGCTGGGCATGCTCGCGCGCGTGGCCTGGGTGCAGGTGGTACGTTCGGGCTATTACCACGAACTGGCCGCGACGCAAAGCATACGCCGGGACGTGGTCGCGCCCAAGCGCGGCGAAATCCTCGATCGCGATCTGCGCAAGCTGGTGGTCAATGCGGATGTGGAAATGGACGCGGGCGCGCGGGCCCGCAAGCTCTCCCGCGTATGCCCGCAAGGCTCCCTGGCGGGCCAGGTTTTGGGCACGGTGGGTAAGGACGGATACGGGCAATTGGGCCTGGAGTATTTCCTGGACCGCGACCTGCGCGGCACCGACGGTTGGAAATACCTGCGCCACGACGTGAAGAACCATTATTACCCCGGCTTCGAGGAAAGGCAGAAGGAGGCCATGGACGGCCTCAACGTGGTCCTCACCCTCGATTCCCGCTTGCAGGAGATCACCGAACATGCCTTGGAGCGGGGCGTGCAAAAGGCGGGCGCCAAGCAGGGCGTGGCCTTGGTGGTGGATCCTTATACCGGCGATATCCTGGCCATGGCCAATTATCCCTTCTACGATCCCAACACCCGCGAGTCCGACGGGAAGGATGCCTGGAAGAACCAGGCCGTGGAGAAGGTGTACGAGCCGGGATCGACCTTCAAGGTCATCACCACCGCAGCCCTGCTGGAAGAGAAGCTCATTTCCCCCGAGGACACCTTGGACGGGGAGAACGGCCAGTACAAGATCGCGGGCCAGATCATCCGGGATACGCATCCGCGCGGCCGCATCAGCTTCACCGACGCGCTGGCCTATTCCAGCAACATCTGCTACGCCAAGGTGGCGACCCGGCTCAAGCCCGAGACCTTCTACAAGTACGTGCGTTCCTTCGGATTCGGCATGAAGTCCGGCGTGGGGCTACCCGCCGAGGAAAGCGGCGTTCTCAAACCCGTGTCCGAATGGAGCGGCCGCACCCAATCCACCATCGCCTTCGGCCATGAGATCTCGGCGACGCCGTTGCAAATGGCCATGGCGGCCGCGGCGGTGGCCAATGGCGGGATGCTGATGAAGCCCCGCATCGTGAAGGCTTGGAGCGACAATGAAGGCCGCGTCGTGCAAGAGGCCCCGCCCCGGAGCGTTCGGCGCGTGATGTCCGAGAGCACGACCGTCCTTGTGAAGAACATGATGCGGGCCGTGGTCCAATACGGAACCGCCGCGGACATCAAGACCGATCGCATCGACCTGGCCGGCAAGACGGGCACGGCGGAAAAGATCGATGCGGGGACCGGCAAGTACGTGCATGGCCTGTTCAATTCCTCCTTCCTGGGCATGGTGCCGGTGGATCGGCCCGAGTACGTATGCCTGGTGATCCTGGATGAGCCGTCCCAACTCAAGTACGGCGGGCAAAGCGCGGCCCCCATTTTCAGGGAGATCGTGGACCGGTTGCTGGCGAGCCCCGAGTATCCGTTGGCCCGCATGGCACATGAGGTACCGTCGGCCCGTCCCCTGGAGACCGCCAGCATGGCGACCGAACCCGTCGCGGTCGCCGCTTCGGCCGGGGAAAGCGTTTCGCGCACGCCCGCCGGATCGATGCCCGATCTTTCCGAGCACACCCTTCGCGACGCCCTTTTCCTGATCAAGGATCTCGGCCTGGAAGTGGAATACAACGGGGCCGGCCGGGTCATCCGGCAAGAGCCTCCCGCGGGGGCGGCCATCAAGAGCGGCCAGAAATGCGTCCTCACCTTGGGATGGATGGGCTGA
- a CDS encoding UDP-N-acetylmuramoyl-L-alanyl-D-glutamate--2,6-diaminopimelate ligase yields the protein MKLSELLRAAGITLTSARDPELAAVRIDSRKVGKGDLFLALKGAHDDGSRYVADAISRGAAAVLSEGNSHPALEGAPEPHPGAEILPCPGLRSQVGDLFNAWYGRPAEGMDTVAVTGTNGKSTITKLTSSILKAAGRKVISLGTISYDIDGESLPSDLTTPGPDQFFGLLRQGADKGCTALSMEVSSHALSQDRVKGVLFSRAIFTNLTRDHMDYHPDFEDYYQAKKRLFTRYLRADGVAILNLDSPQGVRLAKELPCAKLTFSRGAHTLEASAGQAEPANQAGISAGRPPLARPQADLELKSSRLTLSGSEFEIAFKGVPFRFQSKLVGSLNLENLLAAVAFGFSMGFDAGTIGKGIRDVTVLGRAQVFALPSGGFAVVDYAHTPDALERILISLRPLTPGKLACLFGCGGDRDRTKRPIMGKIAVTLADRAFLTSDNPRGENPEAILSEVAAGMPDASKATLIADRREAIRAALATLGRDDCLLIAGKGHEDYQIVGKTKRHFSDQEEILAWAGESGKAGAGRTMESGHGA from the coding sequence ATGAAGCTATCCGAACTCCTGCGCGCGGCGGGGATTACCCTTACCTCGGCCCGCGATCCCGAACTGGCCGCGGTGCGCATCGATTCCCGTAAGGTGGGGAAGGGCGATCTGTTCCTGGCCCTCAAAGGCGCCCATGACGATGGTTCGCGCTACGTGGCCGATGCCATTTCCCGCGGCGCCGCCGCGGTGCTCTCCGAAGGCAATTCCCATCCCGCCCTGGAAGGCGCGCCCGAGCCCCATCCCGGCGCGGAAATCCTTCCCTGCCCGGGCCTCCGCTCGCAGGTAGGCGATCTTTTCAATGCCTGGTACGGCCGGCCCGCCGAAGGCATGGATACCGTGGCGGTGACCGGCACCAACGGGAAGTCCACCATCACCAAGCTGACCTCGTCCATCCTCAAGGCCGCGGGCCGCAAGGTCATTTCCCTCGGGACCATCAGCTACGATATCGACGGCGAATCGCTGCCTTCCGATTTGACCACGCCCGGCCCGGACCAATTCTTCGGGCTCCTGCGCCAAGGCGCCGACAAAGGCTGCACCGCCTTGTCCATGGAGGTCTCTTCCCATGCCCTGAGCCAGGACCGGGTGAAAGGCGTGCTGTTCTCCCGGGCCATCTTCACCAACCTCACCCGGGACCATATGGATTACCACCCGGACTTCGAGGATTACTATCAGGCCAAGAAGCGCTTGTTCACGCGCTATCTGCGCGCCGACGGGGTCGCCATCCTGAACCTGGATTCGCCTCAGGGCGTGCGCCTCGCCAAGGAGTTGCCCTGCGCCAAGCTGACTTTCTCCCGCGGCGCGCATACGCTGGAAGCTTCCGCCGGCCAGGCCGAGCCTGCGAACCAAGCGGGCATTTCCGCCGGCCGGCCCCCGCTGGCGCGGCCCCAAGCCGATCTGGAATTGAAGTCGAGCCGCTTGACCCTTTCGGGAAGCGAGTTCGAAATCGCCTTCAAGGGCGTTCCCTTTCGGTTCCAATCGAAGCTGGTCGGCAGCCTGAATCTGGAGAACCTGTTGGCCGCGGTCGCCTTCGGCTTTTCTATGGGCTTCGATGCCGGAACCATCGGCAAGGGCATTCGCGACGTAACGGTATTGGGCCGGGCCCAGGTTTTCGCCTTGCCTTCCGGCGGCTTCGCCGTGGTCGATTACGCGCATACCCCGGACGCGCTGGAGCGCATCCTCATCAGCCTGCGGCCGCTCACGCCCGGCAAGCTGGCTTGCCTGTTCGGTTGCGGCGGGGATCGCGATCGCACCAAGCGGCCAATCATGGGCAAGATCGCTGTGACCTTGGCGGACCGGGCCTTCCTCACCAGCGACAATCCGCGCGGCGAAAATCCCGAGGCCATCCTGTCCGAAGTGGCGGCAGGCATGCCTGACGCATCCAAGGCCACCCTGATTGCCGATCGCCGGGAAGCCATCCGCGCCGCGCTCGCGACCTTGGGCCGGGACGATTGCCTGCTGATCGCGGGCAAAGGCCATGAGGATTACCAGATCGTCGGCAAAACGAAACGCCATTTCAGCGACCAAGAGGAAATCCTCGCCTGGGCGGGGGAATCGGGGAAGGCCGGCGCTGGCCGGACTATGGAAAGCGGCCATGGAGCTTAA